One part of the Gemmatimonadota bacterium genome encodes these proteins:
- a CDS encoding tetratricopeptide repeat protein has protein sequence MNDRVPTRYLLIYILCIACLCGIGFAGLRNHPWSYDDLDHIEKAKSAQENITAIFAPEKTALRLRFVLSFYFYAAYKVFGEEPTGYHILNILLHVLNSLLCARLLLTLFSCPKLAALSGFLFAINTTHYEAIYWVSASAALLGTGFALTTVLFFAKYLISNRKVHLIVASFAYAATIFSYESLGVIFAIILLLWFQHKSKPRFKDIAILLPFLVFAALLFLINEIYYQNLPSNQEIYRPGLHIPYNFAFFVGRLFLNWSFAPFGWEAGAPFDIPRAYFDWYAAAGLIILIGLGYAAYQSKTICFATVWILMTILPYTLWDNYSYFPRYWYCPAIGGATVLAAFLLWFFSIIPLSSRIKFACFSPIIICLTILSLRKMEIYEGYYLWHDANFYQSPNHKKDPKTSIKYYERVLSEYKLKFSLLTNNLGVSYQQVGDLDKALQMYYETIQIDPDYNKGILNYANALFLKHRFSESVQVFSVVAKRNPAHVHHIKKLGIFLYQRGEINAAIQFFRLIVKTDPKNEQNYFILGVLFHTKGKIEDAISAYKQALSINPEHANTRTILESLLANPEMSAPELEFQSQ, from the coding sequence ATGAATGACAGAGTACCAACTCGTTATCTGTTAATCTACATCCTGTGTATAGCTTGCCTTTGTGGTATTGGTTTCGCAGGGCTACGCAATCACCCCTGGTCTTATGATGATCTCGATCATATTGAAAAAGCAAAGAGCGCACAGGAAAACATAACTGCTATTTTTGCACCTGAAAAAACGGCACTGCGACTGCGATTTGTCTTATCCTTCTACTTTTATGCAGCTTACAAGGTCTTTGGTGAAGAACCAACAGGGTATCATATTCTCAACATTTTACTTCACGTTCTCAACAGCCTGCTGTGTGCCCGGCTCTTACTAACGCTTTTTTCTTGTCCAAAACTCGCAGCCCTGAGTGGCTTCTTATTTGCGATCAATACAACCCACTATGAAGCAATCTACTGGGTGTCAGCCAGTGCCGCACTTTTGGGAACTGGCTTTGCCTTGACAACGGTTCTCTTTTTTGCAAAATATCTGATATCCAACCGCAAAGTTCATCTCATTGTCGCTTCTTTTGCCTATGCAGCGACAATTTTTAGTTACGAATCATTGGGCGTTATTTTTGCAATTATTCTTCTTCTATGGTTTCAACACAAATCAAAACCGCGTTTTAAGGACATCGCTATTCTATTGCCGTTTCTCGTTTTTGCTGCCCTGCTGTTTTTAATCAATGAAATCTATTATCAGAATCTTCCATCAAATCAAGAAATTTATCGCCCTGGCTTACATATACCCTACAACTTCGCTTTTTTTGTAGGACGACTTTTTCTGAATTGGAGCTTTGCACCATTCGGCTGGGAAGCCGGTGCTCCTTTTGATATACCGAGAGCCTATTTCGATTGGTATGCAGCAGCGGGATTGATAATCCTGATTGGATTGGGATATGCTGCCTATCAGTCCAAAACGATTTGTTTTGCCACTGTCTGGATTCTCATGACAATTTTGCCTTATACATTATGGGATAATTACTCCTACTTCCCCCGATATTGGTATTGTCCTGCGATAGGTGGCGCAACCGTTCTCGCCGCCTTTTTACTCTGGTTCTTTTCTATTATTCCTTTAAGTTCACGCATAAAATTCGCCTGTTTTTCGCCGATCATTATATGTCTTACAATTCTCAGTTTGCGAAAAATGGAAATTTACGAAGGGTACTACCTGTGGCATGATGCGAATTTTTATCAAAGCCCTAACCATAAAAAAGATCCCAAAACATCGATCAAATATTACGAGCGTGTTCTATCAGAATACAAGCTAAAATTTTCTCTTTTGACAAATAATTTAGGGGTATCCTATCAACAAGTAGGAGATCTTGACAAAGCTCTTCAAATGTACTATGAGACAATACAGATAGATCCAGACTATAATAAAGGCATCTTAAATTACGCTAATGCCCTATTCTTAAAGCATCGATTTTCGGAGTCTGTTCAGGTATTTTCAGTTGTAGCCAAAAGAAATCCTGCACATGTCCATCACATAAAGAAATTAGGAATCTTCCTTTATCAACGCGGCGAGATTAACGCAGCTATTCAGTTTTTTCGCCTGATTGTAAAAACAGATCCAAAAAATGAACAAAATTATTTTATTCTGGGCGTCCTCTTCCATACAAAAGGAAAAATTGAGGACGCGATATCGGCATACAAGCAAGCCCTGTCTATCAATCCAGAACATGCAAATACCAGGACCATATTAGAAAGCCTTTTGGCGAATCCCGAAATGAGCGCACCCGAATTGGAGTTTCAGTCTCAATAG
- a CDS encoding glycosyltransferase family 39 protein yields the protein MNKKRQQKTSSPLFNLAQWESKPYFLPALGLCGLLMGILLFDANLSLTGDNAQFINLGRSLAEGYGLSETIEGEPVPHTKYPFGFPLLLAITHLLFPDNLIALKSLVVLLYAISIPLTYLLIRRFASPPMALGTSALCLASPLLLDYSHQIMSEIPFLLFSLIALLLLHRAQKSSTLSTLALAIIAIIAAYYIRSAGLILIATGIIFFALHKKWKEAGLIATGSFLLALPWQIRNASLGGTPYIKQLLSINPYRPEEGMITFTALIERIIANLDLYGLKIIPYILLPSFIDANYFVGLFFSGLTLYALIVGLIKRHLLIVYLTCYLILYILWPDMWSDTRFLVPVIPILFYAILTSLDELLHLLARALKKTASRAGVVLFFLFLLGANIFETNTLAKYTGRLPTEWNNYFIAAEWIKNNTEPDVKIACRKPYLMNAIANRKATGYAWKTPDEVIAEFEQKSIGIVVIDQIGYRSTPEFLIPAIQTHENRFKVLLIVRNPDTYVLKFR from the coding sequence ATGAACAAAAAACGCCAACAAAAGACATCCTCTCCCCTCTTTAACCTCGCGCAATGGGAAAGCAAACCCTATTTCTTGCCCGCACTGGGCCTGTGCGGTTTGCTCATGGGTATCCTCCTCTTCGACGCCAACCTCTCCCTCACTGGCGACAACGCCCAATTCATCAACCTGGGGCGATCTCTTGCAGAAGGGTATGGACTCTCGGAGACCATCGAAGGCGAACCCGTCCCACACACCAAATACCCCTTTGGATTTCCGCTCCTCCTCGCCATCACCCACCTCCTCTTCCCCGACAACCTCATCGCGCTCAAAAGCCTCGTCGTCCTCCTCTACGCCATCTCGATCCCGCTCACCTATCTCCTCATCCGCCGCTTTGCCAGTCCCCCCATGGCACTCGGCACAAGCGCACTATGTCTCGCATCCCCTCTCCTGTTGGACTATTCGCACCAGATCATGTCCGAAATCCCCTTTCTCCTGTTTTCTCTCATCGCCCTCCTCCTCCTCCACCGCGCACAAAAATCCAGCACCCTATCCACACTCGCACTTGCAATCATCGCCATAATCGCAGCCTACTACATCCGCAGCGCGGGCCTCATCCTCATCGCCACAGGCATCATCTTCTTTGCCCTGCACAAAAAATGGAAAGAAGCGGGCCTCATCGCCACAGGCAGCTTCCTCCTCGCCCTGCCCTGGCAAATCCGCAACGCATCACTCGGCGGCACCCCCTACATCAAACAACTCCTCAGCATAAACCCCTATCGCCCGGAAGAGGGCATGATCACATTCACCGCCCTGATCGAACGCATCATCGCAAATCTCGACCTCTACGGCCTGAAAATCATCCCCTACATCTTGCTACCCAGTTTTATCGACGCCAACTATTTCGTCGGCCTCTTCTTCTCCGGCCTGACCCTCTACGCCCTGATCGTCGGACTCATAAAACGGCACTTACTCATCGTGTACCTCACCTGCTATCTGATCCTCTACATCCTCTGGCCCGATATGTGGTCCGACACGCGCTTTCTCGTCCCGGTCATACCCATCCTCTTCTACGCCATCCTCACCAGCCTGGACGAACTCCTCCACCTTCTCGCCCGAGCACTAAAAAAAACCGCCTCGCGCGCGGGTGTCGTACTCTTTTTTCTCTTTCTCCTCGGCGCAAATATTTTTGAGACCAACACCCTCGCCAAATACACCGGGAGGTTGCCAACCGAGTGGAATAATTACTTTATCGCTGCAGAATGGATAAAAAACAACACCGAACCCGATGTCAAAATCGCCTGCCGCAAACCCTATCTCATGAACGCCATTGCCAACCGCAAAGCCACGGGCTACGCCTGGAAAACGCCTGACGAGGTAATTGCCGAATTTGAGCAAAAAAGCATCGGTATCGTCGTCATCGACCAGATCGGATATCGGTCCACACCCGAATTTCTCATCCCCGCCATCCAGACACATGAAAATCGCTTTAAAGTCCTCCTCATCGTCCGCAATCCCGACACCTACGTCTTAAAATTCAGGTGA
- a CDS encoding glycosyltransferase family 2 protein — translation MDLSLVIPLLNEEESLRPLMEQIRGVLSTQDRTYEVIFIDDGSTDGSITVLEDLHNTYPEVKVIQFRRNFGKAAAYTAGFQRARGTYIITMDADLQDDPAEIPNLLAKIEEGYDLVSGWKKKRFDPLGKTLPSKFFNWVTGFVSGIDIHDFNCGLKIYRNEVTKDIRVLGELHRYIPVLAHLEGYRIGEIPVQHHPRQYGVTKYGWGRLLKGFLDLLTVMYIGKYMGRPLHLFGTVGLIFGITGMLINAYIASLWFQTGTIQYRYPLLMLGVFLTVLGVQFVCTGLLADMLTRGPQPSEKFNIRKILE, via the coding sequence ATGGACCTCAGCCTCGTCATACCCCTGCTCAACGAAGAAGAAAGCCTGCGCCCGCTCATGGAACAAATCCGCGGCGTGCTCTCTACCCAGGACCGTACCTACGAAGTCATCTTCATCGACGACGGCAGCACCGACGGGTCAATCACCGTATTGGAAGACCTGCACAACACCTATCCCGAAGTCAAAGTCATCCAATTTCGCCGCAACTTTGGCAAAGCCGCTGCTTATACCGCCGGATTTCAACGCGCACGCGGCACATACATCATCACCATGGACGCCGACCTGCAAGACGACCCGGCAGAAATTCCCAACCTGCTGGCCAAAATCGAAGAAGGCTATGACCTCGTCTCTGGATGGAAGAAAAAACGCTTTGACCCGCTGGGCAAAACCCTGCCCTCCAAATTCTTCAACTGGGTCACGGGCTTTGTATCGGGCATAGACATACACGACTTTAACTGCGGCCTCAAAATCTATCGCAACGAAGTCACAAAGGACATACGCGTACTCGGCGAACTCCACCGCTACATCCCCGTACTCGCCCACCTGGAGGGGTATCGCATCGGTGAAATCCCCGTCCAGCACCACCCGCGACAATACGGCGTAACCAAATACGGCTGGGGACGCCTGCTCAAAGGCTTCCTTGACCTCCTCACCGTCATGTACATCGGCAAATACATGGGCCGCCCCCTCCACCTCTTTGGCACAGTGGGCCTCATCTTTGGCATCACAGGCATGCTCATCAACGCGTACATCGCATCCCTCTGGTTCCAAACCGGCACCATTCAATACCGATATCCCCTGCTCATGCTCGGGGTTTTCCTCACCGTACTCGGCGTACAATTCGTCTGCACGGGCCTGCTCGCCGACATGTTGACCCGGGGGCCCCAGCCCAGTGAAAAATTCAACATTCGAAAAATTTTGGAATAA
- a CDS encoding SDR family NAD(P)-dependent oxidoreductase, translating to MTTKNILVTGGMGFVGSYLVDELVQRGHRVRIFDNLDPQVHPNRELPDYANPHAEFIQADIRDYDAVKKALQGIEIIFHKAAAVGVGQSQYEIKKYVDVNTGGTANLLDILVNNKHNIEKLIVAASQTSYGEGRYTCAEHGTQHPGPRPENQLKKAHWEHRCPLCNQDMPPAPVSEDTERLCHTIYAQTKTHQEDMVLNIGRAYKIPSIALRYFNIFGPRQSLSNPYTGVTAIFMSRLKNNKRPVIYEDGKQSRDFISVHDIVRANILAMEKSEGDYQAFNVGSGSGTSIEHIALTLSNILGTEHLAPDIPGTYRQGDTRHSIADISRIKKTLGFKPSVSFQHGMEELVDWGRDREAIDGFAKAQDALQQRGLI from the coding sequence ATGACCACCAAAAATATTCTCGTCACCGGCGGCATGGGATTTGTTGGCTCCTACCTCGTCGATGAACTCGTACAGCGCGGGCACCGCGTCCGCATCTTTGACAACCTGGACCCTCAGGTACACCCCAACCGCGAATTGCCGGACTACGCCAATCCCCATGCCGAATTTATCCAGGCCGACATCCGCGATTACGACGCCGTAAAAAAAGCCCTTCAAGGCATTGAAATCATCTTCCACAAAGCCGCCGCCGTTGGCGTGGGACAATCGCAATACGAAATCAAAAAATACGTTGACGTCAACACCGGTGGCACCGCGAACCTGCTCGACATCCTCGTCAACAACAAACACAACATAGAAAAACTCATTGTCGCAGCCTCGCAAACCAGCTACGGCGAGGGCCGCTACACATGTGCAGAACACGGTACACAACACCCTGGTCCCCGCCCAGAAAACCAGCTAAAAAAAGCCCATTGGGAACACAGGTGCCCCCTGTGCAACCAGGACATGCCTCCAGCACCTGTATCCGAAGACACCGAACGCTTATGCCATACCATCTACGCACAAACCAAAACGCATCAAGAAGACATGGTCCTCAACATAGGCCGCGCCTACAAAATCCCCTCAATAGCCCTGCGCTACTTCAACATCTTTGGACCCCGGCAATCGCTCTCCAACCCCTATACGGGTGTAACCGCCATCTTCATGAGCCGCCTCAAAAACAACAAACGACCCGTCATCTACGAAGACGGCAAACAATCGCGCGACTTCATCTCCGTCCACGACATCGTAAGGGCCAACATCCTCGCCATGGAAAAATCCGAAGGAGATTACCAGGCCTTCAACGTCGGCAGCGGAAGCGGCACATCCATCGAACACATCGCTCTGACCCTGTCCAACATCCTGGGTACTGAACACCTCGCGCCCGACATCCCCGGAACCTATCGCCAGGGCGATACCCGCCACAGCATTGCCGATATTTCACGCATAAAAAAAACACTGGGCTTTAAGCCCAGTGTCAGTTTTCAACACGGCATGGAAGAACTAGTCGATTGGGGGCGAGACCGCGAAGCCATAGACGGCTTTGCAAAAGCGCAAGACGCACTACAGCAAAGAGGGCTCATCTAA